In the genome of Leptospira dzoumogneensis, one region contains:
- a CDS encoding glucose 1-dehydrogenase: protein MAKQFEGKVALVTGAASPRGLGRAIANTIARDGGDVVVVDLNKEHIEQAAADIAKEFGVKTLGIPVNVTKPEDCDAAINAVKEKFGKLDFLVNNAGVLKDNLFIRMSEQEYDFVMDVNAKGVFLMTKYASKLLLKAPSGRIVNISSLSGLSGQPGQANYSSSKAAVIALTKVAAREFSGRNVLVNAVCPGYVQTDMTASLPEEVQKKLTDPMFIPLKRPGTQQEIANAVEFFLSDKASYITGVFLRVDGGAGIGM, encoded by the coding sequence ATGGCAAAACAATTCGAAGGTAAAGTCGCATTAGTTACGGGAGCTGCATCTCCCAGAGGTTTAGGCCGCGCTATCGCCAATACTATCGCAAGAGATGGTGGAGATGTGGTCGTTGTAGACTTAAATAAAGAGCATATCGAGCAAGCAGCTGCTGATATCGCTAAAGAATTCGGCGTTAAAACATTAGGTATTCCGGTAAACGTTACTAAACCGGAAGACTGCGACGCTGCTATCAATGCTGTTAAAGAGAAATTCGGTAAATTGGACTTCTTAGTAAACAACGCAGGTGTTCTGAAAGATAATCTTTTCATCAGAATGAGCGAGCAAGAGTATGATTTCGTGATGGATGTAAACGCGAAAGGTGTGTTCTTAATGACCAAGTATGCTTCTAAACTTCTTTTAAAAGCTCCTTCCGGTAGAATTGTGAACATCTCTTCTCTTTCAGGTCTTTCAGGTCAGCCTGGACAAGCCAACTATTCTTCTTCTAAGGCTGCTGTAATCGCTCTTACTAAAGTTGCCGCGAGAGAATTTTCAGGCAGAAACGTTTTAGTAAATGCAGTTTGCCCTGGTTACGTGCAAACAGACATGACTGCTTCTCTTCCGGAAGAAGTCCAAAAAAAACTTACCGATCCTATGTTCATTCCTTTGAAGAGACCTGGTACTCAACAAGAGATCGCTAACGCTGTTGAATTTTTCCTTTCAGACAAAGCATCTTATATCACCGGTGTTTTCCTCCGTGTAGACGGCGGCGCCGGTATCGGAATGTAA
- a CDS encoding thiolase domain-containing protein: MREVAIIGAYETVHGNHKDRTLRDLVTEAGNGAIKDSGIDRKEIQAVYVGNYAGNEFNAQNTMGSYAANLLGLGDRPAIRTEGACASGGIAMRQGVLAVASGLYDTVLVLGVEKMNGLDPETTMEIVARGQDQDVEGGYCISGPSGFALNAIRHMHEFGTTKEMLATVAEKNYFHGSLNPFAHKQKEISFNNIMRARMVTTPFGFHDVSLVTDASAAVVITTKEKAKSVRKDYVVVKGSGIGGDYFNVALKKDSVSFPASVQAATEAFKMAGIERKDIDVLECHDCFTITEIINIEDLGFVEKGKGGQFTKDGHTRLGGKLPVNTSGGLKAKGHPVGATGVGQVVEMTYQLRDQSEKRQVANARTALTHVLGGPGAVSIVHILQRGE, translated from the coding sequence ATGAGAGAAGTAGCAATCATCGGGGCCTATGAAACGGTCCACGGTAATCATAAAGATAGGACTTTACGCGATCTAGTTACTGAAGCCGGTAACGGTGCTATCAAAGATTCAGGCATAGACAGAAAAGAGATCCAAGCTGTTTATGTGGGGAATTATGCCGGTAATGAGTTTAACGCTCAAAACACTATGGGTTCTTATGCAGCCAACTTACTCGGATTAGGTGATCGTCCAGCTATCAGAACCGAAGGAGCTTGCGCTTCCGGCGGGATTGCGATGAGACAGGGTGTTCTTGCTGTTGCATCCGGCCTGTACGATACTGTTTTAGTTCTGGGCGTGGAAAAAATGAACGGTTTAGATCCTGAAACCACGATGGAAATCGTGGCAAGAGGCCAAGACCAAGATGTAGAAGGCGGTTATTGTATCTCCGGTCCTTCCGGTTTTGCGCTAAACGCGATCCGTCATATGCATGAGTTCGGAACTACTAAGGAAATGTTAGCAACTGTTGCTGAAAAAAACTATTTCCACGGCAGTCTAAATCCATTTGCCCATAAACAAAAAGAGATTTCTTTCAATAATATTATGAGAGCAAGAATGGTAACTACTCCATTCGGTTTTCATGATGTTTCTTTGGTTACGGATGCTTCTGCGGCGGTTGTGATCACTACTAAGGAAAAGGCAAAATCCGTTCGTAAGGACTATGTTGTTGTAAAAGGTTCCGGGATCGGTGGAGACTACTTCAATGTGGCTCTTAAAAAAGATTCAGTAAGCTTCCCCGCATCTGTTCAAGCGGCTACAGAGGCATTTAAAATGGCCGGTATAGAAAGAAAGGACATCGATGTTCTGGAATGCCATGACTGCTTCACGATTACCGAGATCATCAATATAGAAGATCTTGGCTTTGTAGAAAAAGGAAAAGGCGGCCAGTTCACTAAAGACGGCCATACTCGATTGGGCGGAAAACTTCCTGTAAACACTTCAGGCGGTTTGAAAGCAAAAGGCCATCCGGTTGGTGCTACAGGCGTTGGTCAAGTTGTGGAGATGACTTACCAACTCAGAGACCAATCCGAAAAACGACAAGTAGCGAATGCCCGCACTGCTTTAACTCATGTTTTAGGCGGCCCGGGTGCAGTTAGTATAGTGCATATTCTGCAGAGGGGGGAATAA
- a CDS encoding Zn-ribbon domain-containing OB-fold protein encodes MAEIMEAHSLTGKKCKSCGFEATDPVVSCTSCGSDDVEAKTFSGKGKVYTYTVVHVGFGHLAPRAPYVLAVIELEEGAKTMSIIEGEYQGKPVTESVAIDMPVLFDRTETSTGFIFKPA; translated from the coding sequence ATGGCGGAGATTATGGAAGCTCATTCTTTAACCGGAAAAAAATGCAAGTCCTGCGGATTCGAAGCTACTGATCCTGTTGTTTCTTGCACAAGCTGTGGATCGGATGATGTGGAAGCTAAAACTTTTTCAGGCAAAGGAAAAGTTTACACTTACACTGTGGTTCATGTCGGTTTCGGTCATTTGGCTCCAAGAGCGCCTTACGTTCTTGCAGTCATCGAGCTGGAAGAAGGTGCAAAAACCATGAGTATTATCGAAGGAGAATACCAAGGTAAACCTGTCACTGAATCCGTTGCGATCGATATGCCTGTTCTTTTCGATAGAACAGAAACTTCGACGGGATTTATTTTTAAACCCGCTTGA
- a CDS encoding c-type cytochrome — protein MKTRAILISLFVSILSLIFLLNCGDKEKPKEEAAPVASAAATLSPEVEEGKKLFLENGCNACHGDTGAGDGAAAASLNPKPRNYKAPANEWKNGPTEAGILKTLNNGIPSNPVMTSYKFLGDEKLKKISKYVIYLNQN, from the coding sequence ATGAAGACTCGGGCAATCCTGATTTCCCTTTTTGTTTCCATTCTCTCCCTCATCTTCCTATTGAACTGCGGAGATAAAGAAAAGCCGAAAGAAGAAGCTGCACCTGTAGCAAGTGCAGCAGCAACTTTAAGTCCTGAAGTAGAAGAAGGTAAAAAACTTTTTCTTGAAAACGGATGTAACGCATGTCACGGCGATACAGGTGCTGGAGACGGAGCAGCTGCGGCTAGCTTAAATCCAAAGCCTAGAAATTACAAAGCACCTGCTAACGAGTGGAAAAATGGTCCTACAGAGGCAGGAATTCTAAAAACTTTGAATAACGGAATTCCAAGCAACCCTGTGATGACCTCCTACAAGTTCTTAGGCGACGAAAAACTTAAAAAGATTTCTAAGTACGTAATCTACCTAAACCAAAATTAA
- a CDS encoding STAS domain-containing protein, which produces MSDEFKINVDLEPNVPVIHISGEITSEADDEILGKYQSIPEQRRTRVILNFHGTSYINSAGLATLISLITKASESSSKIEFAGLNDHFRKVMDIVGLTDFVLIHNTLQEALS; this is translated from the coding sequence ATGTCTGACGAATTCAAAATAAACGTGGATCTTGAACCTAATGTTCCGGTGATCCATATCTCTGGAGAAATTACCTCCGAGGCGGATGACGAAATTTTAGGAAAATACCAGTCCATACCCGAACAACGTAGGACCAGGGTGATTTTGAATTTTCACGGAACGTCTTACATCAATTCGGCGGGGCTTGCTACGTTGATCAGTTTGATCACCAAAGCAAGTGAATCTTCTTCTAAAATTGAATTTGCAGGTCTAAACGATCATTTCAGAAAAGTGATGGATATAGTCGGTCTTACGGATTTCGTTCTGATCCATAACACTCTGCAAGAAGCTCTTAGTTAA
- the kdsB gene encoding 3-deoxy-manno-octulosonate cytidylyltransferase — MTKSKILGVIPARYGSSRFPGKPLAKIGDLPMIAWTYKNSLKSSLLHDVVVATDDERILQIVSDHGGKAVMTSPDHPSGTDRIREVALKYPDSGIIINIQGDEPGIESELIDGVAKLKTERPDWAMSTAAVRLEENEIQDPNRVKVVLDKNGKALYFSRSAIPSQFKKTVPAYRHLGIYGYDRDFLLGYPDLPPSALEESESLEQLRAMEAGHSIGVYIASRAALSVDTPEDLELVVEDFKKKGLIP; from the coding sequence ATGACAAAATCGAAAATCCTAGGGGTCATACCTGCAAGATACGGAAGTTCCCGATTTCCCGGCAAACCATTGGCCAAGATCGGGGACCTTCCTATGATCGCTTGGACATATAAAAATTCTCTAAAGTCTTCTCTTCTTCATGATGTAGTAGTTGCTACCGACGACGAAAGGATCTTACAGATCGTTTCGGATCATGGCGGTAAGGCGGTAATGACTTCTCCAGATCATCCTTCCGGAACGGATCGAATTAGAGAAGTCGCACTCAAATATCCCGACTCAGGAATTATCATCAATATACAAGGCGATGAACCTGGAATAGAATCGGAACTGATAGACGGAGTGGCAAAACTTAAAACAGAAAGACCGGATTGGGCGATGAGCACTGCAGCAGTTCGATTAGAAGAAAACGAGATCCAAGATCCGAACAGGGTCAAAGTGGTTCTGGATAAAAACGGAAAAGCGCTCTACTTCTCCCGTTCCGCAATCCCTAGCCAATTTAAAAAAACTGTGCCTGCTTACAGACATCTGGGGATCTACGGATACGATAGGGACTTCTTACTTGGATATCCTGATCTTCCCCCAAGCGCGTTGGAAGAATCGGAATCACTCGAACAATTAAGAGCGATGGAAGCAGGACATTCTATCGGAGTGTATATAGCAAGCCGCGCAGCATTGAGCGTGGACACGCCCGAAGATCTGGAATTAGTAGTAGAGGATTTTAAGAAGAAGGGATTGATCCCTTAA
- a CDS encoding flagellar basal body-associated FliL family protein, with protein MGDPEIDEEEGGLPAADAGAGSSPLIKWLIYIAGAVFGIIIVVLVSMFVAKQAATSTFREMKNVALVKPPPPLMTFQFQEEFRINTADKGETHFVKMKLSFGVARDDAKITAELAERIAQMRDLVNLIIGRKTKDDLIDVEDQLDLREEIKAQINHILSDGKIQEVYFTEFIVN; from the coding sequence ATGGGCGATCCCGAAATAGACGAGGAAGAAGGCGGTTTACCCGCGGCGGATGCCGGCGCCGGCTCGTCTCCGCTCATCAAATGGCTGATCTATATTGCCGGTGCCGTATTCGGAATTATAATAGTTGTACTTGTTTCCATGTTTGTTGCGAAACAGGCGGCGACTAGCACTTTCCGTGAAATGAAAAACGTGGCTTTAGTAAAACCCCCTCCGCCATTAATGACCTTCCAATTCCAGGAAGAGTTCAGGATCAACACTGCGGATAAAGGGGAAACACACTTCGTAAAGATGAAATTATCTTTCGGAGTAGCAAGAGATGATGCTAAGATCACTGCGGAACTTGCGGAAAGGATCGCTCAGATGAGAGACTTGGTAAACCTAATTATAGGAAGAAAAACCAAGGACGATCTGATAGACGTCGAAGATCAATTGGATTTGAGAGAAGAGATCAAGGCTCAGATCAATCATATCCTCTCCGACGGAAAGATCCAAGAAGTTTACTTCACAGAATTTATCGTCAACTGA
- the motB gene encoding flagellar motor protein MotB, which produces MAKQKCPECIQNIPEYMLTYGDMVTLLLCFFIMLYRTGKTNAIEMQIILSAFKTTTGFFDGGQTLSKGKLEEMGMNIESLPSMTTGKALSKSKKTATELFKPEIEAGKVRVTEDERGLVISLVGADYFNPGSAILQEPIKGTLKKASGLIKGLERFVRVEGHCDADAVLPGANPNREERTYLNNWDLAGARAINSTDYVVGVGKLDPSWFQAVSFGSYRPLVVENQGTPEAKAFNRRIDIVILTEKSTKRSEYESNFGLPKSRVPGSETSTESGL; this is translated from the coding sequence ATGGCAAAACAGAAATGTCCAGAATGTATCCAGAATATTCCAGAGTACATGCTTACTTATGGAGACATGGTTACGCTTCTTCTTTGCTTCTTCATTATGTTATACCGTACAGGTAAAACGAACGCGATAGAGATGCAGATCATTCTATCCGCGTTCAAGACCACTACCGGTTTTTTTGACGGTGGACAAACTCTTTCCAAAGGAAAATTGGAAGAGATGGGAATGAATATAGAAAGTCTTCCTTCCATGACCACAGGAAAGGCACTTTCTAAATCCAAGAAGACCGCTACGGAATTATTCAAACCTGAGATAGAAGCTGGGAAAGTGAGAGTAACGGAAGACGAAAGAGGTCTTGTGATCAGCTTAGTAGGGGCAGATTATTTTAATCCAGGCTCCGCAATCTTGCAGGAACCGATCAAAGGTACATTAAAAAAAGCCAGCGGACTCATCAAAGGACTCGAAAGATTTGTACGGGTAGAAGGTCACTGCGACGCTGATGCAGTACTTCCCGGCGCGAATCCAAACAGGGAAGAAAGAACATATTTAAACAATTGGGATCTTGCAGGAGCAAGAGCGATCAACTCCACCGATTATGTTGTCGGAGTAGGAAAGTTGGATCCTAGTTGGTTCCAAGCAGTGAGTTTCGGATCTTATAGACCTCTGGTCGTGGAGAACCAAGGAACTCCGGAAGCAAAAGCATTCAATAGAAGAATTGATATCGTAATCTTAACGGAAAAATCCACCAAACGAAGTGAATACGAATCCAACTTCGGCCTGCCTAAGAGCCGAGTTCCTGGTTCGGAAACTTCCACCGAAAGTGGATTATAG
- a CDS encoding motility protein A, which yields MDIATIIGFGSAVVVFAFGILSAGLNPIDIVDVPSVLITFGGATACTVMAVPWQNTLELGKVTRKAFREEKSDLIGLIKTLVSFSEKARREGLLALEDDVNELPEEFLRKGITLVVDGTDPELVRNIMETEMSNIASRHGAGKAWWENWGALAPAFGMIGTLIGLVQMLKNLGSGDASAIGTGMAAALITTLYGSMGANMVAIPIMKKLMRKSEDELLVRQIMIEGTLSIQSGDNPRIVKDKLASYLPPGERGVLKDEND from the coding sequence ATGGATATAGCTACAATCATAGGTTTCGGCTCTGCAGTCGTAGTATTCGCTTTCGGGATTCTTTCCGCCGGTTTGAACCCGATCGATATCGTGGACGTACCTTCCGTATTGATCACATTCGGAGGAGCGACCGCTTGTACGGTGATGGCGGTCCCTTGGCAAAATACATTGGAATTAGGCAAGGTAACTCGTAAGGCTTTTAGAGAAGAAAAAAGCGATCTGATCGGACTCATTAAAACATTAGTTTCCTTCTCCGAAAAAGCAAGGAGAGAAGGTCTACTCGCATTAGAAGACGACGTGAACGAACTTCCTGAAGAATTTTTAAGAAAGGGAATTACCCTCGTAGTGGACGGAACAGACCCTGAACTCGTTCGGAATATTATGGAAACCGAAATGAGTAATATTGCATCCAGACACGGTGCCGGAAAAGCTTGGTGGGAAAACTGGGGAGCTCTCGCTCCTGCATTCGGGATGATCGGAACTCTGATCGGACTCGTTCAGATGTTAAAGAACCTTGGATCCGGGGACGCAAGTGCGATCGGAACAGGGATGGCGGCAGCTTTGATCACCACATTATACGGATCTATGGGTGCGAACATGGTCGCTATCCCTATCATGAAAAAACTCATGCGTAAATCCGAAGACGAACTATTAGTAAGACAGATCATGATAGAAGGTACACTTTCCATCCAATCGGGAGACAACCCTCGTATCGTGAAGGACAAGCTCGCAAGTTATCTGCCACCTGGCGAACGTGGCGTATTGAAAGACGAAAACGATTAA
- a CDS encoding flagellar FlbD family protein, giving the protein MITLHRLKGTEFVLNASHIECIEANPDTTITLSNDRKYVVQESIPEVIEKILEFKKRVLVFPLGSAPDQFKRAD; this is encoded by the coding sequence TTGATTACTTTACATAGATTAAAAGGAACTGAATTCGTTCTGAACGCCTCTCATATAGAATGTATCGAAGCTAATCCGGATACTACGATCACTTTGTCTAATGATAGAAAATATGTGGTCCAGGAAAGTATACCCGAAGTGATCGAAAAAATTTTGGAGTTCAAAAAACGAGTGCTGGTGTTTCCTTTGGGTTCCGCGCCGGATCAATTTAAGAGGGCAGATTAA
- a CDS encoding glycosyltransferase has product MKVAVIHDWLNGMRGGEIVLDSILKVFPDADLFTLFYEKGKLNERIENRKIVTAFTDSLPFKSKYRWYLPLFPTAIESLDLRGYDLILSSSHCVAKGIIPDPDAIHISYVHSPMRYVWDLYYDYFPARSGLKFFAFQLVSNYLRNWDSVSSNRVDSFLCNSEFVARRIQKFYRRDSEVVYPPCLPKGFQVKAEKKENFDLIVSAFAPYKRIDLAIEAYRKNGRSLKILGSGQEYKKLIKDLPPNVEILPHRPRNEVQEYMAKAKTFIFPGMEDFGIAPVEAQGYCTPVLAYAKGGALETVASGKTGLFFKEQTVEALNSAIKESDRKEWKTKDFQASVNRFTEEKFIIQIQKTVETINKNSGKRRGV; this is encoded by the coding sequence ATGAAAGTCGCAGTGATCCATGATTGGCTGAATGGAATGAGGGGAGGAGAGATCGTACTCGATTCTATCCTTAAAGTATTTCCGGATGCGGATCTATTTACCCTTTTTTATGAAAAAGGAAAATTAAACGAAAGAATAGAAAATAGAAAGATCGTAACGGCATTCACTGATAGTCTTCCTTTCAAATCCAAATACCGTTGGTATCTTCCTTTATTTCCCACCGCGATAGAATCCTTGGATCTAAGAGGATATGATCTGATCCTATCTTCTTCTCATTGTGTTGCAAAAGGTATAATCCCCGATCCGGACGCGATCCATATCAGCTATGTACATTCTCCCATGAGATATGTTTGGGATCTGTATTATGATTATTTTCCTGCGAGAAGCGGCCTGAAGTTTTTCGCATTCCAACTTGTTTCCAATTATCTTCGCAACTGGGATTCTGTTTCTTCCAATAGAGTGGATTCATTCTTATGTAACTCCGAGTTCGTAGCGAGAAGGATCCAAAAATTCTATAGAAGAGATTCCGAGGTAGTGTATCCTCCTTGTTTGCCTAAAGGGTTTCAGGTCAAAGCGGAGAAGAAGGAAAACTTCGACCTGATCGTTTCCGCATTCGCTCCTTATAAGCGGATCGACTTGGCGATAGAAGCATATCGAAAGAATGGTAGATCTCTTAAAATTTTAGGAAGCGGCCAAGAATATAAGAAACTTATAAAAGATCTTCCCCCTAATGTGGAGATCCTACCTCATAGGCCGAGAAACGAAGTGCAAGAGTATATGGCCAAGGCAAAGACATTCATTTTTCCCGGGATGGAAGATTTCGGGATCGCACCTGTCGAGGCCCAGGGGTATTGTACTCCTGTTCTAGCTTATGCGAAAGGTGGGGCCTTGGAAACGGTTGCCTCCGGAAAGACCGGGCTATTCTTCAAAGAGCAAACAGTAGAGGCATTGAACTCGGCCATAAAGGAATCCGACCGAAAAGAATGGAAAACTAAGGACTTTCAGGCCTCGGTAAACCGTTTTACGGAGGAAAAATTCATCATCCAAATCCAAAAGACGGTCGAGACTATAAACAAGAACTCTGGAAAAAGGAGGGGCGTTTGA
- a CDS encoding MlaD family protein yields MKFPIPSPIHLGFVFFCAFFVLLYQSVIERSGSEEDYPYTLKIYYPKSQGIRPGTPVSILGLERGIVRDVDVVGIEEVPDKRFLDKNRTKAVEITIRLAEPITLYSNYDISFRTATVLSGRTIDINPGNAEENSKQTFFKPTYKEEDGFRPDFAPSARYYDDFFAASTGVIRENKQDITLMFANMEEISYKLKSSNGSVPRFINDPDTYDNLAETLTDMRILGDDARRYVEGYRKIERSAPIPFSINLYRRTTIIGGISSDFYLNKL; encoded by the coding sequence ATGAAATTCCCGATCCCTTCTCCCATACATCTAGGTTTCGTTTTCTTTTGTGCTTTTTTCGTACTCTTATACCAATCCGTGATCGAGAGATCCGGTTCCGAAGAAGATTATCCTTATACTTTAAAAATTTATTATCCTAAGTCCCAAGGGATCCGTCCTGGAACTCCAGTCAGTATTTTAGGATTAGAAAGGGGAATCGTTCGAGATGTGGATGTGGTCGGGATAGAAGAAGTTCCCGACAAAAGATTTTTGGACAAGAACAGGACCAAGGCGGTGGAGATCACGATCCGTCTTGCGGAGCCCATCACATTGTATTCAAACTACGATATCAGTTTTAGGACAGCTACCGTACTTTCCGGTCGGACCATAGATATCAATCCTGGGAATGCGGAAGAAAATTCCAAACAGACATTCTTCAAACCTACATACAAAGAAGAAGATGGTTTTCGTCCGGACTTCGCTCCTTCTGCCAGATACTATGACGACTTTTTTGCGGCTTCCACGGGTGTGATCCGAGAGAATAAACAAGATATCACTTTGATGTTCGCAAATATGGAAGAGATCTCTTATAAACTCAAAAGTAGTAACGGCTCCGTCCCAAGATTTATCAATGATCCGGATACCTACGATAATCTGGCAGAAACATTGACCGATATGAGAATTTTAGGAGACGATGCGAGAAGGTACGTTGAAGGATACCGCAAGATAGAAAGAAGTGCTCCTATCCCTTTCTCCATCAATTTATATCGTAGGACCACCATCATCGGTGGGATTTCCAGCGATTTCTATCTGAACAAACTATAA
- a CDS encoding cell division protein FtsQ/DivIB, which yields MRHNIIDFLKESVQKRTSWWLLAFLFLLASTLGWGFRRGSLPQELNKLILTGHETLRTEEIVQIMGIQPGTSFENYDLGQMEHRLTSHPRIKSAHLEKKTDDQLLVEITERKPNYLVNSDGHLFEIDPDLKIISMDDVRSQGLTVLSGTFPREKGEVIGAAFKDLHTSVENAFRSYPALKTRISEVSLHEDGEIFVYADTPLSVRVQVGTLFQTEQVRKLYAVLAYLEKEKVRPKLVDIRGEDAVYH from the coding sequence ATGAGACATAATATAATTGACTTTTTGAAAGAATCCGTTCAAAAAAGAACGAGTTGGTGGCTTCTGGCCTTCCTCTTTCTATTGGCGAGCACTTTAGGTTGGGGATTTAGAAGGGGTTCCCTTCCCCAGGAGTTGAACAAACTCATACTGACAGGACACGAAACTCTTAGAACGGAAGAAATAGTTCAGATCATGGGTATCCAACCGGGAACCTCTTTCGAAAATTACGACCTCGGCCAAATGGAACACCGACTTACCTCACATCCCAGAATCAAATCCGCACATTTGGAAAAAAAAACGGACGACCAATTATTGGTGGAGATCACTGAAAGAAAACCGAATTACCTTGTGAACTCAGACGGTCATCTTTTTGAAATAGATCCTGATCTCAAAATAATTTCCATGGATGATGTTAGAAGCCAAGGACTCACCGTTCTTTCCGGAACATTTCCAAGAGAAAAAGGAGAAGTGATCGGTGCTGCATTCAAAGATCTTCATACTTCTGTGGAGAATGCATTTCGTTCTTATCCTGCATTGAAGACCCGCATCTCCGAAGTATCCTTGCATGAAGACGGAGAAATTTTTGTCTACGCGGACACTCCTCTGTCCGTTCGTGTGCAAGTCGGGACCTTATTCCAAACGGAACAGGTCAGAAAGTTATACGCTGTATTAGCATATCTTGAAAAAGAAAAAGTCCGCCCCAAACTCGTGGACATACGAGGAGAAGACGCGGTCTACCATTAA
- the ftsA gene encoding cell division protein FtsA, with product MESSERIIVSLDLGSALTKVVVGRPISEYETEIIGTGMFPSSGIKNGSIINIEATTRSIIEAVSEAELMCGQEIGYVVVNVTGKSVRADNSKGVVAITNRDRVVTEPDIVRVIEAAQAVRVPADQEILHVLSKEFSVDDQTSIKDPIGMTGVRLEAEVHIVTAGLTALHNLEKCIEAAGLAEETRVLSSLASSDAVLTSGEKDLGTAVLDIGAGICDLIVYVDGGIAYSSVIPFGGYNVTSDLSIGLKTTIETAELVKKRFGHCSLEEIDPTETVEIPPISGRPARAVLREELVHVIEPRMREIFEMVDAELIKSGKKSFLAGGVILTGGGSLLEGIESLAEDVFRLTVTRARPAGLSGLSDRVSSPEFATAVGLIKYASRLGDMERKSQDRSETWSKKIRRWIEENL from the coding sequence ATGGAATCTTCTGAAAGAATCATAGTCTCTCTGGATCTGGGATCGGCACTTACAAAAGTGGTGGTAGGACGTCCTATCTCCGAATACGAAACTGAAATTATCGGAACAGGAATGTTCCCTTCTTCCGGGATCAAAAACGGATCCATTATCAATATAGAAGCAACCACTCGTTCCATCATAGAAGCAGTGAGCGAAGCGGAACTTATGTGCGGACAAGAGATAGGTTATGTAGTTGTAAACGTCACTGGCAAATCCGTTCGTGCAGACAATTCCAAAGGAGTCGTTGCGATCACCAACAGAGATAGAGTCGTAACCGAGCCCGATATAGTTAGAGTGATAGAAGCCGCACAGGCAGTTCGAGTTCCTGCCGACCAAGAAATTTTACATGTTCTTTCCAAAGAATTTTCCGTAGACGATCAAACTTCCATCAAAGATCCGATCGGAATGACAGGAGTTCGTTTAGAAGCGGAAGTTCATATAGTCACAGCAGGTCTAACAGCACTTCATAATTTAGAAAAATGTATTGAAGCAGCCGGCTTGGCGGAAGAGACAAGAGTTCTTTCAAGTTTAGCTTCTTCAGATGCAGTTTTAACTTCCGGCGAAAAAGATCTGGGAACTGCAGTATTAGACATCGGCGCAGGGATCTGTGATCTGATCGTTTATGTGGATGGGGGGATCGCTTATTCTTCCGTAATTCCATTCGGTGGATATAATGTTACTTCCGATCTTTCCATCGGTTTAAAGACTACGATCGAGACCGCAGAGCTGGTTAAAAAAAGATTCGGTCATTGTTCCTTAGAAGAAATAGATCCGACCGAAACAGTAGAGATACCACCAATCAGCGGAAGACCTGCCAGAGCTGTTCTTAGAGAAGAATTAGTCCATGTAATCGAACCTCGTATGAGGGAAATTTTCGAAATGGTGGATGCGGAACTCATCAAGTCCGGAAAAAAATCATTTCTCGCTGGGGGAGTCATCCTCACTGGCGGAGGAAGCCTTTTAGAAGGAATAGAAAGTCTGGCGGAAGATGTATTTCGTCTAACGGTAACTCGCGCAAGACCCGCGGGGCTCTCCGGACTTTCGGATAGAGTATCTTCTCCTGAATTTGCTACCGCAGTCGGACTTATCAAATACGCCTCCAGATTAGGGGATATGGAAAGAAAATCCCAGGACAGAAGCGAAACCTGGAGCAAAAAAATTCGGAGATGGATAGAGGAAAACCTCTAA